The following are encoded in a window of Sinorhizobium sojae CCBAU 05684 genomic DNA:
- a CDS encoding RbsD/FucU family protein translates to MLRGIDPILSPELLSALRAMGHGDEIALVDGNYPGQEHARRLVRLDGHHLIPVLDAILSLLPIDDFVPEAIFRATAKQDKEALDPVHRDILECCRRHEPDQPVVPLLGADFYPRVKAAHTVVQTSEPRLYGNVILRKGVIRPGR, encoded by the coding sequence ATGCTGAGAGGAATAGATCCCATCCTGAGCCCGGAACTGCTTTCGGCATTACGGGCAATGGGGCATGGCGACGAGATCGCGCTCGTCGACGGCAACTATCCGGGACAGGAGCATGCGCGCCGACTGGTGCGGCTGGACGGCCACCATCTGATTCCCGTGCTCGATGCCATCCTGAGCCTTCTGCCGATCGACGATTTCGTGCCGGAGGCGATATTCCGCGCAACCGCCAAACAGGACAAGGAGGCGCTCGACCCCGTACACCGGGATATCCTCGAATGCTGCCGCAGGCATGAGCCGGACCAGCCGGTCGTGCCACTCCTCGGCGCCGATTTCTATCCGCGGGTCAAGGCTGCCCACACCGTGGTGCAGACGAGCGAGCCGCGGCTCTACGGCAATGTCATCCTGCGCAAGGGGGTAATTCGCCCGGGCAGATAG
- a CDS encoding ROK family transcriptional regulator: MSVTGDPLRGSLQPDVIDPSGGANQTRVRAYNERLVMSLVRRHGSLSKADIARRSGLSAQTVSVIMRALESDGLLIRGAPVRGRVGQPSIPMRLNPDAVFSFGVKIGRRSTDLVLMDFVGTIRLHLHQIHPYPLPADLVAFIVEGTEKLEAQLKPDQRKRIAGIGIATPYELWNWAEEVGAPREEMDKWRDFDLAAAVAGRSRHAIFLQNDGTSACGAELAFGVGANYPDFVYFYIGSFIGGGVVINSALFSGRTGTAGAVGPLPVSGKDGKTTQLLKIASVFVLEKLLRERGIDPRPLWYSADDWIDFGEPLDTWIQDSAAALAQAAVSAASIIDFSAAVIDGGFPPWVRSRLLAATRKALTALDLQGVTVPDLVEGAVGSHARAIGGASLPLFSRYLLDTNVLFKEL; the protein is encoded by the coding sequence ATGTCAGTGACAGGAGATCCCCTCAGGGGGTCCTTACAGCCGGATGTGATCGACCCGAGCGGCGGGGCGAACCAGACGCGCGTGCGTGCCTATAACGAGCGCCTGGTCATGTCGCTCGTGCGTCGCCACGGCAGCCTTTCGAAAGCGGATATCGCGCGCCGTTCCGGGCTGTCGGCGCAAACCGTCTCCGTCATCATGCGGGCGCTCGAGTCGGACGGCCTGCTCATCCGCGGCGCTCCCGTGCGCGGCCGCGTCGGGCAACCCTCTATCCCCATGCGCCTCAACCCCGATGCGGTGTTTTCCTTCGGCGTGAAGATCGGCCGGCGCAGCACCGACCTGGTGCTGATGGATTTCGTGGGAACCATTCGACTACACCTTCACCAGATCCATCCCTATCCGCTGCCTGCGGACCTCGTTGCCTTCATCGTCGAGGGTACGGAGAAGCTCGAAGCGCAGCTCAAGCCCGACCAGCGCAAGCGCATTGCCGGCATTGGCATCGCCACACCCTACGAACTCTGGAATTGGGCCGAGGAGGTCGGCGCGCCGCGCGAAGAAATGGACAAGTGGCGCGATTTCGACCTTGCGGCGGCAGTCGCCGGCAGGAGTCGGCACGCGATCTTCCTGCAGAACGACGGCACCAGCGCCTGCGGTGCGGAACTCGCCTTCGGCGTCGGCGCCAACTATCCCGACTTTGTCTATTTCTACATCGGCTCTTTCATCGGGGGTGGCGTCGTTATCAATTCCGCCCTGTTCTCCGGCCGCACCGGCACCGCCGGTGCCGTCGGTCCGCTGCCGGTTTCCGGCAAGGACGGCAAGACGACGCAATTGCTGAAGATCGCCTCGGTCTTCGTACTCGAAAAGCTTCTGCGCGAGCGGGGCATCGACCCGCGTCCGCTCTGGTATTCGGCAGATGACTGGATCGACTTCGGCGAACCGCTCGATACCTGGATCCAGGATTCGGCGGCCGCGCTCGCCCAGGCCGCGGTGTCGGCTGCCTCGATCATCGATTTCTCCGCCGCGGTGATCGACGGCGGTTTCCCCCCCTGGGTAAGGTCGCGCCTGCTTGCGGCGACACGCAAGGCCCTCACGGCGCTCGACCTGCAGGGCGTCACGGTGCCCGACCTCGTCGAAGGTGCGGTCGGAAGCCATGCCCGCGCGATCGGCGGCGCGAGCCTGCCGCTCTTTTCGCGCTACCTGCTGGACACAAACGTTCTCTTCAAGGAGCTTTGA
- a CDS encoding Crp/Fnr family transcriptional regulator, with protein MAEVNRSPAFWRSFPIFEDFDKDTLCELAKIASYRKWAAGTVIFQRGDEGNYMIVIISGRIKISLFTPQGRELILRQHEAGALFGEMAVLDDQPRSADATAVTAAEGYVIGKKDFVDLITRRPKTAEAVIRFLCAQLRDTTERLETIALYDLNARVARFFLATLRQIHGNELPESANLRLTLSQTDIASILGASRPKVNRAILWLEENGALRRTDGIISCNVERLLNIADPEED; from the coding sequence ATGGCCGAAGTCAACCGGAGCCCCGCCTTCTGGCGGTCCTTCCCGATATTCGAGGATTTCGACAAGGACACGCTCTGCGAACTTGCCAAGATCGCCAGCTATCGAAAGTGGGCCGCCGGCACCGTCATCTTCCAGCGCGGCGACGAAGGCAATTACATGATTGTCATCATCTCCGGACGGATCAAAATCTCGCTGTTCACCCCGCAAGGCCGCGAGCTCATACTGCGCCAGCACGAGGCCGGTGCGCTCTTCGGCGAAATGGCCGTGCTCGACGACCAGCCGCGCTCGGCGGATGCCACCGCGGTCACCGCCGCCGAAGGTTATGTGATCGGCAAAAAGGATTTCGTCGACCTGATCACGCGAAGGCCAAAGACGGCCGAAGCCGTGATCCGCTTCCTCTGTGCGCAATTGCGCGATACGACCGAGAGACTGGAGACGATCGCGCTCTACGATCTCAATGCCCGCGTTGCTCGCTTTTTCCTGGCCACGCTGAGACAGATCCATGGCAATGAGCTACCCGAAAGCGCCAATCTCCGCCTGACGCTCAGCCAGACCGATATTGCGTCCATCCTCGGCGCGAGCCGGCCCAAGGTAAACCGTGCTATCCTGTGGCTCGAGGAGAACGGCGCACTCAGGCGTACGGACGGGATCATCTCCTGCAATGTCGAACGCCTGCTGAACATAGCCGATCCGGAGGAGGACTAG
- a CDS encoding sugar ABC transporter substrate-binding protein, which produces MKKTVLSAAMGALALGVAFAAPSQAADVSACLITKTDTNPFFVKMKEGATAKAQELGVTLKSYAGKIDGDSESQVAAIETCIADGAKGILLTASDTKGIVPSVQKARDAGLLVIALDTPLEPIDAADATFATDNLLAGKLIGQWAAATLGDAAKDARVAFLDLTPAQPSVDVLRDQGFMIGFGIDPKDPNKIGDEDDPRIVGHDVTNGNEEGGRTAMENLLQKDPTINVVHTINEPAAAGAYEALKALGREKDVLIVSVDGGCPGVKNVAEGVIGATSQQYPLMMAALGIEAIKKFAETGEKPTPTEGKNFVDTGVALVTDKPVSGVESIDTKEGLEKCWG; this is translated from the coding sequence ATGAAGAAAACTGTACTGTCCGCCGCCATGGGCGCGCTTGCTCTCGGCGTTGCCTTCGCTGCGCCGTCTCAGGCGGCCGACGTTTCTGCCTGCCTCATCACCAAGACCGACACCAATCCCTTCTTCGTCAAGATGAAGGAAGGTGCGACAGCCAAGGCTCAGGAACTCGGCGTTACGCTCAAGTCCTATGCCGGCAAGATCGACGGTGATTCCGAAAGCCAGGTTGCTGCAATCGAGACCTGCATTGCCGATGGCGCCAAGGGCATCCTGCTTACCGCGTCCGACACCAAGGGAATCGTGCCCAGCGTGCAGAAGGCGCGCGACGCGGGCCTGCTGGTCATTGCGCTCGACACGCCGCTCGAGCCGATCGATGCTGCCGATGCCACCTTCGCGACCGACAACCTGCTCGCCGGCAAGCTGATCGGCCAGTGGGCTGCCGCAACCCTCGGCGATGCCGCCAAGGATGCGCGCGTTGCCTTCCTCGATCTGACGCCGGCGCAGCCCTCCGTCGACGTTCTGCGCGACCAGGGCTTCATGATCGGTTTCGGCATCGACCCCAAGGATCCGAACAAGATCGGCGACGAGGACGATCCGCGCATCGTCGGCCACGACGTCACCAACGGCAATGAAGAGGGCGGCCGTACCGCAATGGAGAACCTTCTGCAGAAGGACCCGACCATCAATGTCGTCCATACGATCAACGAGCCCGCTGCTGCCGGCGCCTATGAGGCTCTGAAGGCGCTCGGTCGCGAGAAGGATGTGCTGATCGTGTCCGTCGACGGTGGCTGCCCCGGCGTCAAGAACGTTGCCGAAGGCGTCATCGGCGCGACGTCGCAGCAGTATCCGCTGATGATGGCGGCGCTCGGAATCGAGGCGATCAAGAAGTTCGCCGAGACCGGCGAAAAGCCGACGCCGACCGAGGGCAAGAACTTCGTCGACACCGGTGTTGCGCTCGTCACCGACAAGCCGGTTTCCGGCGTCGAGTCGATCGACACCAAGGAAGGTCTGGAGAAGTGCTGGGGGTGA
- a CDS encoding DoxX family protein: MSQNITVLIGRILLSIIFITSGFGKLGDPSGTAGMITNAGWPAATLLAYLAGIFELAAGLAVLVGFQTRIASYLLAAFCLVTAFVFHGSAINIPDFPEAANGLLSLFNQIMMMKNITIAGAFLVLAGFGPGALSVDARFDKSLATA, encoded by the coding sequence ATGTCCCAGAACATCACCGTCCTCATCGGGCGCATCCTTCTCTCGATCATCTTCATCACTTCCGGCTTCGGCAAGCTCGGCGATCCGTCCGGAACCGCCGGCATGATCACCAATGCCGGATGGCCGGCGGCCACCTTGCTTGCCTATCTCGCCGGCATCTTCGAACTGGCCGCGGGCCTTGCCGTCCTCGTCGGTTTCCAGACGCGGATCGCTTCCTACCTGCTCGCCGCCTTCTGCCTGGTCACCGCCTTCGTGTTCCATGGCAGCGCCATCAACATTCCGGACTTCCCCGAAGCTGCGAATGGCTTGCTGTCGCTCTTCAACCAGATCATGATGATGAAGAACATCACGATCGCCGGCGCCTTCCTGGTGCTGGCCGGATTTGGCCCGGGCGCGCTTTCCGTCGATGCCCGCTTCGACAAGTCGCTTGCCACCGCGTGA